From a region of the Lactuca sativa cultivar Salinas chromosome 4, Lsat_Salinas_v11, whole genome shotgun sequence genome:
- the LOC111885879 gene encoding uroporphyrinogen-III synthase, chloroplastic isoform X5 — protein MKLSLLSLSTILSPLPPPPQLLHNHRRSIFFKSFKVRASSSPANSFSNHRVVVTRERGKNDKLIAALAKHGINSLELPLIQHTQLPDLEKLVSLLSAATSFDWIIITSPEAALVFLQAWKAAGTPNVKVAAVGTATATIFHEATPPSKQFIEVAFTPSKATGKVLASELPKQGNERCNVLYPASAKASHDIEEGLSKRGFHITRLNTYTTEPVQHVDQTILQQALSASVVAVASPSAVGAWVDLLPEPQTWEGSVACIGETTASAARKLGLTNVYHPSTPGLHDGLTPFLMLYVYIIVSQMSKTKVIMPKMEEVSPEGMMRSFAMLFLAGSLELNALLLLLCTMVSKQSLLEASTCSPSILKMLLGPVHLCHHCQFIMDHML, from the exons ATGAAATTATCTCTGCTTTCTTTATCCACCATTCTCtctcctcttcctcctcctccgcAACTGCTTCACAATCATCGGCGGTCAATTTTCTTTAAATCGTTCAAGGTCCGAGCCTCTTCTTCTCCGGCGAACTCCTTCTCGAATCACCGAGTCGTTGTTACGAGAGAACGTGGCAAAAACGACAAGCTCATCGCTGCTCTT GCAAAACATGGGATCAACAGTTTGGAGCTTCCTCTAATTCAGCATACACAGTTGCCTGATCTTGAGAAACTTGTTTCTCTCTTGAGTG CAGCCACTAGTTTTGATTGGATCATCATAACATCACCAGAAGCAGCTCTGGTTTTTCTTCAAGCATGGAA AGCTGCTGGAACCCCAAATGTGAAGGTAGCTGCAGTTGGAACTGCTACAGCAACCATATTTCATGAAGCTACACCTCCATCTAAGCAGTTTATTGAAGTTGCCTTTACTCCATCAAAAG CAACTGGCAAGGTTCTTGCTTCAGAGCTTCCAAAGCAAGGGAATGAAAGATGCAATGTTTTGTATCCTGCTTCTGCAAAAGCTAGTCATGATATAG AGGAAGGTCTTTCTAAGCGTGGATTCCACATCACAAGATTGAATACTTACACAACA GAACCTGTACAACATGTGGATCAAACCATTCTACAACAAGCACTCTCTGCTTCTGTAGTTGCAGTTGCATCACCTTCTGCAGTTGG TGCTTGGGTGGATCTTCTACCTGAACCACAGACATGGGAGGGTTCTGTTGCATGCATTGGTGAAACCACTGCTTCAGCTGCTAGAAAATTAGGCTTAACAAATGTATACCACCCATCTACCCCTGGTCTTCATG ATGGGTTGACACCATTTTTGATGCTTTACGTGTACATAATCGTCTCTCAAATGTCTAAAACCAAG GTAATTATGCCAAAGATGGAGGAAGTTTCCCCTGAAGGAATGATGAGATCATTTGCAATGCTCTTTCTGGCTGGTAGCTTGGAACTAAATGCCCTGCTCCTCTTACTGTG TACCATGGTCTCCAAGCAGTCTCTACTGGAAGCTTCAACTTGTTCACCGAGTATCTTGAAGATGTTACTGGGACCCGTCCATCTGTGTCACCACTGCCAATTCATCATGGATCACAT GTTGTGA
- the LOC111885879 gene encoding uroporphyrinogen-III synthase, chloroplastic isoform X4 produces MKLSLLSLSTILSPLPPPPQLLHNHRRSIFFKSFKVRASSSPANSFSNHRVVVTRERGKNDKLIAALAKHGINSLELPLIQHTQLPDLEKLVSLLSAATSFDWIIITSPEAALVFLQAWKAAGTPNVKVAAVGTATATIFHEATPPSKQFIEVAFTPSKATGKVLASELPKQGNERCNVLYPASAKASHDIEEGLSKRGFHITRLNTYTTEPVQHVDQTILQQALSASVVAVASPSAVGAWVDLLPEPQTWEGSVACIGETTASAARKLGLTNVYHPSTPGLHDGLTPFLMLYVYIIVSQMSKTKVIMPKMEEVSPEGMMRSFAMLFLAGSLELNALLLLLCTMVSKQSLLEASTCSPSILKMLLGPVHLCHHCQFIMDHMCVYIL; encoded by the exons ATGAAATTATCTCTGCTTTCTTTATCCACCATTCTCtctcctcttcctcctcctccgcAACTGCTTCACAATCATCGGCGGTCAATTTTCTTTAAATCGTTCAAGGTCCGAGCCTCTTCTTCTCCGGCGAACTCCTTCTCGAATCACCGAGTCGTTGTTACGAGAGAACGTGGCAAAAACGACAAGCTCATCGCTGCTCTT GCAAAACATGGGATCAACAGTTTGGAGCTTCCTCTAATTCAGCATACACAGTTGCCTGATCTTGAGAAACTTGTTTCTCTCTTGAGTG CAGCCACTAGTTTTGATTGGATCATCATAACATCACCAGAAGCAGCTCTGGTTTTTCTTCAAGCATGGAA AGCTGCTGGAACCCCAAATGTGAAGGTAGCTGCAGTTGGAACTGCTACAGCAACCATATTTCATGAAGCTACACCTCCATCTAAGCAGTTTATTGAAGTTGCCTTTACTCCATCAAAAG CAACTGGCAAGGTTCTTGCTTCAGAGCTTCCAAAGCAAGGGAATGAAAGATGCAATGTTTTGTATCCTGCTTCTGCAAAAGCTAGTCATGATATAG AGGAAGGTCTTTCTAAGCGTGGATTCCACATCACAAGATTGAATACTTACACAACA GAACCTGTACAACATGTGGATCAAACCATTCTACAACAAGCACTCTCTGCTTCTGTAGTTGCAGTTGCATCACCTTCTGCAGTTGG TGCTTGGGTGGATCTTCTACCTGAACCACAGACATGGGAGGGTTCTGTTGCATGCATTGGTGAAACCACTGCTTCAGCTGCTAGAAAATTAGGCTTAACAAATGTATACCACCCATCTACCCCTGGTCTTCATG ATGGGTTGACACCATTTTTGATGCTTTACGTGTACATAATCGTCTCTCAAATGTCTAAAACCAAG GTAATTATGCCAAAGATGGAGGAAGTTTCCCCTGAAGGAATGATGAGATCATTTGCAATGCTCTTTCTGGCTGGTAGCTTGGAACTAAATGCCCTGCTCCTCTTACTGTG TACCATGGTCTCCAAGCAGTCTCTACTGGAAGCTTCAACTTGTTCACCGAGTATCTTGAAGATGTTACTGGGACCCGTCCATCTGTGTCACCACTGCCAATTCATCATGGATCACAT GTGTGTCTATATACTGTGA
- the LOC111885879 gene encoding uroporphyrinogen-III synthase, chloroplastic isoform X1, with amino-acid sequence MKLSLLSLSTILSPLPPPPQLLHNHRRSIFFKSFKVRASSSPANSFSNHRVVVTRERGKNDKLIAALAKHGINSLELPLIQHTQLPDLEKLVSLLSAATSFDWIIITSPEAALVFLQAWKAAGTPNVKVAAVGTATATIFHEATPPSKQFIEVAFTPSKATGKVLASELPKQGNERCNVLYPASAKASHDIEEGLSKRGFHITRLNTYTTEPVQHVDQTILQQALSASVVAVASPSAVGAWVDLLPEPQTWEGSVACIGETTASAARKLGLTNVYHPSTPGLHDGLTPFLMLYVYIIVSQMSKTKVIMPKMEEVSPEGMMRSFAMLFLAGSLELNALLLLLCTMVSKQSLLEASTCSPSILKMLLGPVHLCHHCQFIMDHMFLDTSITEWGIDVVNINLTIFTT; translated from the exons ATGAAATTATCTCTGCTTTCTTTATCCACCATTCTCtctcctcttcctcctcctccgcAACTGCTTCACAATCATCGGCGGTCAATTTTCTTTAAATCGTTCAAGGTCCGAGCCTCTTCTTCTCCGGCGAACTCCTTCTCGAATCACCGAGTCGTTGTTACGAGAGAACGTGGCAAAAACGACAAGCTCATCGCTGCTCTT GCAAAACATGGGATCAACAGTTTGGAGCTTCCTCTAATTCAGCATACACAGTTGCCTGATCTTGAGAAACTTGTTTCTCTCTTGAGTG CAGCCACTAGTTTTGATTGGATCATCATAACATCACCAGAAGCAGCTCTGGTTTTTCTTCAAGCATGGAA AGCTGCTGGAACCCCAAATGTGAAGGTAGCTGCAGTTGGAACTGCTACAGCAACCATATTTCATGAAGCTACACCTCCATCTAAGCAGTTTATTGAAGTTGCCTTTACTCCATCAAAAG CAACTGGCAAGGTTCTTGCTTCAGAGCTTCCAAAGCAAGGGAATGAAAGATGCAATGTTTTGTATCCTGCTTCTGCAAAAGCTAGTCATGATATAG AGGAAGGTCTTTCTAAGCGTGGATTCCACATCACAAGATTGAATACTTACACAACA GAACCTGTACAACATGTGGATCAAACCATTCTACAACAAGCACTCTCTGCTTCTGTAGTTGCAGTTGCATCACCTTCTGCAGTTGG TGCTTGGGTGGATCTTCTACCTGAACCACAGACATGGGAGGGTTCTGTTGCATGCATTGGTGAAACCACTGCTTCAGCTGCTAGAAAATTAGGCTTAACAAATGTATACCACCCATCTACCCCTGGTCTTCATG ATGGGTTGACACCATTTTTGATGCTTTACGTGTACATAATCGTCTCTCAAATGTCTAAAACCAAG GTAATTATGCCAAAGATGGAGGAAGTTTCCCCTGAAGGAATGATGAGATCATTTGCAATGCTCTTTCTGGCTGGTAGCTTGGAACTAAATGCCCTGCTCCTCTTACTGTG TACCATGGTCTCCAAGCAGTCTCTACTGGAAGCTTCAACTTGTTCACCGAGTATCTTGAAGATGTTACTGGGACCCGTCCATCTGTGTCACCACTGCCAATTCATCATGGATCACAT GTTTCTGGATACTTCCATCACAGAATGGGGCATAGATGTTGTAAATATCAATCTCACCATATTCACTACCTGA
- the LOC111885879 gene encoding uroporphyrinogen-III synthase, chloroplastic isoform X2, whose amino-acid sequence MKLSLLSLSTILSPLPPPPQLLHNHRRSIFFKSFKVRASSSPANSFSNHRVVVTRERGKNDKLIAALAKHGINSLELPLIQHTQLPDLEKLVSLLSATSFDWIIITSPEAALVFLQAWKAAGTPNVKVAAVGTATATIFHEATPPSKQFIEVAFTPSKATGKVLASELPKQGNERCNVLYPASAKASHDIEEGLSKRGFHITRLNTYTTEPVQHVDQTILQQALSASVVAVASPSAVGAWVDLLPEPQTWEGSVACIGETTASAARKLGLTNVYHPSTPGLHDGLTPFLMLYVYIIVSQMSKTKVIMPKMEEVSPEGMMRSFAMLFLAGSLELNALLLLLCTMVSKQSLLEASTCSPSILKMLLGPVHLCHHCQFIMDHMFLDTSITEWGIDVVNINLTIFTT is encoded by the exons ATGAAATTATCTCTGCTTTCTTTATCCACCATTCTCtctcctcttcctcctcctccgcAACTGCTTCACAATCATCGGCGGTCAATTTTCTTTAAATCGTTCAAGGTCCGAGCCTCTTCTTCTCCGGCGAACTCCTTCTCGAATCACCGAGTCGTTGTTACGAGAGAACGTGGCAAAAACGACAAGCTCATCGCTGCTCTT GCAAAACATGGGATCAACAGTTTGGAGCTTCCTCTAATTCAGCATACACAGTTGCCTGATCTTGAGAAACTTGTTTCTCTCTTGAGTG CCACTAGTTTTGATTGGATCATCATAACATCACCAGAAGCAGCTCTGGTTTTTCTTCAAGCATGGAA AGCTGCTGGAACCCCAAATGTGAAGGTAGCTGCAGTTGGAACTGCTACAGCAACCATATTTCATGAAGCTACACCTCCATCTAAGCAGTTTATTGAAGTTGCCTTTACTCCATCAAAAG CAACTGGCAAGGTTCTTGCTTCAGAGCTTCCAAAGCAAGGGAATGAAAGATGCAATGTTTTGTATCCTGCTTCTGCAAAAGCTAGTCATGATATAG AGGAAGGTCTTTCTAAGCGTGGATTCCACATCACAAGATTGAATACTTACACAACA GAACCTGTACAACATGTGGATCAAACCATTCTACAACAAGCACTCTCTGCTTCTGTAGTTGCAGTTGCATCACCTTCTGCAGTTGG TGCTTGGGTGGATCTTCTACCTGAACCACAGACATGGGAGGGTTCTGTTGCATGCATTGGTGAAACCACTGCTTCAGCTGCTAGAAAATTAGGCTTAACAAATGTATACCACCCATCTACCCCTGGTCTTCATG ATGGGTTGACACCATTTTTGATGCTTTACGTGTACATAATCGTCTCTCAAATGTCTAAAACCAAG GTAATTATGCCAAAGATGGAGGAAGTTTCCCCTGAAGGAATGATGAGATCATTTGCAATGCTCTTTCTGGCTGGTAGCTTGGAACTAAATGCCCTGCTCCTCTTACTGTG TACCATGGTCTCCAAGCAGTCTCTACTGGAAGCTTCAACTTGTTCACCGAGTATCTTGAAGATGTTACTGGGACCCGTCCATCTGTGTCACCACTGCCAATTCATCATGGATCACAT GTTTCTGGATACTTCCATCACAGAATGGGGCATAGATGTTGTAAATATCAATCTCACCATATTCACTACCTGA
- the LOC111885879 gene encoding uroporphyrinogen-III synthase, chloroplastic isoform X3 translates to MKLSLLSLSTILSPLPPPPQLLHNHRRSIFFKSFKVRASSSPANSFSNHRVVVTRERGKNDKLIAALAKHGINSLELPLIQHTQLPDLEKLVSLLSAATSFDWIIITSPEAALVFLQAWKAAGTPNVKVAAVGTATATIFHEATPPSKQFIEVAFTPSKATGKVLASELPKQGNERCNVLYPASAKASHDIEEGLSKRGFHITRLNTYTTEPVQHVDQTILQQALSASVVAVASPSAVGAWVDLLPEPQTWEGSVACIGETTASAARKLGLTNVYHPSTPGLHDGLTPFLMLYVYIIVSQMSKTKVIMPKMEEVSPEGMMRSFAMLFLAGSLELNALLLLLCTMVSKQSLLEASTCSPSILKMLLGPVHLCHHCQFIMDHIFRERKEKVRAKCP, encoded by the exons ATGAAATTATCTCTGCTTTCTTTATCCACCATTCTCtctcctcttcctcctcctccgcAACTGCTTCACAATCATCGGCGGTCAATTTTCTTTAAATCGTTCAAGGTCCGAGCCTCTTCTTCTCCGGCGAACTCCTTCTCGAATCACCGAGTCGTTGTTACGAGAGAACGTGGCAAAAACGACAAGCTCATCGCTGCTCTT GCAAAACATGGGATCAACAGTTTGGAGCTTCCTCTAATTCAGCATACACAGTTGCCTGATCTTGAGAAACTTGTTTCTCTCTTGAGTG CAGCCACTAGTTTTGATTGGATCATCATAACATCACCAGAAGCAGCTCTGGTTTTTCTTCAAGCATGGAA AGCTGCTGGAACCCCAAATGTGAAGGTAGCTGCAGTTGGAACTGCTACAGCAACCATATTTCATGAAGCTACACCTCCATCTAAGCAGTTTATTGAAGTTGCCTTTACTCCATCAAAAG CAACTGGCAAGGTTCTTGCTTCAGAGCTTCCAAAGCAAGGGAATGAAAGATGCAATGTTTTGTATCCTGCTTCTGCAAAAGCTAGTCATGATATAG AGGAAGGTCTTTCTAAGCGTGGATTCCACATCACAAGATTGAATACTTACACAACA GAACCTGTACAACATGTGGATCAAACCATTCTACAACAAGCACTCTCTGCTTCTGTAGTTGCAGTTGCATCACCTTCTGCAGTTGG TGCTTGGGTGGATCTTCTACCTGAACCACAGACATGGGAGGGTTCTGTTGCATGCATTGGTGAAACCACTGCTTCAGCTGCTAGAAAATTAGGCTTAACAAATGTATACCACCCATCTACCCCTGGTCTTCATG ATGGGTTGACACCATTTTTGATGCTTTACGTGTACATAATCGTCTCTCAAATGTCTAAAACCAAG GTAATTATGCCAAAGATGGAGGAAGTTTCCCCTGAAGGAATGATGAGATCATTTGCAATGCTCTTTCTGGCTGGTAGCTTGGAACTAAATGCCCTGCTCCTCTTACTGTG TACCATGGTCTCCAAGCAGTCTCTACTGGAAGCTTCAACTTGTTCACCGAGTATCTTGAAGATGTTACTGGGACCCGTCCATCTGTGTCACCACTGCCAATTCATCATGGATCACAT TTttagagaaagaaaagaaaaggtaCGCGCAAAATGCCCATGA
- the LOC111885879 gene encoding uroporphyrinogen-III synthase, chloroplastic isoform X8, with amino-acid sequence MKLSLLSLSTILSPLPPPPQLLHNHRRSIFFKSFKVRASSSPANSFSNHRVVVTRERGKNDKLIAALAKHGINSLELPLIQHTQLPDLEKLVSLLSAATSFDWIIITSPEAALVFLQAWKAAGTPNVKVAAVGTATATIFHEATPPSKQFIEVAFTPSKATGKVLASELPKQGNERCNVLYPASAKASHDIEEGLSKRGFHITRLNTYTTEPVQHVDQTILQQALSASVVAVASPSAVGAWVDLLPEPQTWEGSVACIGETTASAARKLGLTNVYHPSTPGLHDGLTPFLMLYVYIIVSQMSKTKWHLR; translated from the exons ATGAAATTATCTCTGCTTTCTTTATCCACCATTCTCtctcctcttcctcctcctccgcAACTGCTTCACAATCATCGGCGGTCAATTTTCTTTAAATCGTTCAAGGTCCGAGCCTCTTCTTCTCCGGCGAACTCCTTCTCGAATCACCGAGTCGTTGTTACGAGAGAACGTGGCAAAAACGACAAGCTCATCGCTGCTCTT GCAAAACATGGGATCAACAGTTTGGAGCTTCCTCTAATTCAGCATACACAGTTGCCTGATCTTGAGAAACTTGTTTCTCTCTTGAGTG CAGCCACTAGTTTTGATTGGATCATCATAACATCACCAGAAGCAGCTCTGGTTTTTCTTCAAGCATGGAA AGCTGCTGGAACCCCAAATGTGAAGGTAGCTGCAGTTGGAACTGCTACAGCAACCATATTTCATGAAGCTACACCTCCATCTAAGCAGTTTATTGAAGTTGCCTTTACTCCATCAAAAG CAACTGGCAAGGTTCTTGCTTCAGAGCTTCCAAAGCAAGGGAATGAAAGATGCAATGTTTTGTATCCTGCTTCTGCAAAAGCTAGTCATGATATAG AGGAAGGTCTTTCTAAGCGTGGATTCCACATCACAAGATTGAATACTTACACAACA GAACCTGTACAACATGTGGATCAAACCATTCTACAACAAGCACTCTCTGCTTCTGTAGTTGCAGTTGCATCACCTTCTGCAGTTGG TGCTTGGGTGGATCTTCTACCTGAACCACAGACATGGGAGGGTTCTGTTGCATGCATTGGTGAAACCACTGCTTCAGCTGCTAGAAAATTAGGCTTAACAAATGTATACCACCCATCTACCCCTGGTCTTCATG ATGGGTTGACACCATTTTTGATGCTTTACGTGTACATAATCGTCTCTCAAATGTCTAAAACCAAG TGGCATTTAAGGTAA
- the LOC111885879 gene encoding uroporphyrinogen-III synthase, chloroplastic isoform X7, which yields MKLSLLSLSTILSPLPPPPQLLHNHRRSIFFKSFKVRASSSPANSFSNHRVVVTRERGKNDKLIAALAKHGINSLELPLIQHTQLPDLEKLVSLLSAATSFDWIIITSPEAALVFLQAWKAAGTPNVKVAAVGTATATIFHEATPPSKQFIEVAFTPSKATGKVLASELPKQGNERCNVLYPASAKASHDIEEGLSKRGFHITRLNTYTTEPVQHVDQTILQQALSASVVAVASPSAVGAWVDLLPEPQTWEGSVACIGETTASAARKLGLTNVYHPSTPGLHDGLTPFLMLYVYIIVSQMSKTKNLRADAYDH from the exons ATGAAATTATCTCTGCTTTCTTTATCCACCATTCTCtctcctcttcctcctcctccgcAACTGCTTCACAATCATCGGCGGTCAATTTTCTTTAAATCGTTCAAGGTCCGAGCCTCTTCTTCTCCGGCGAACTCCTTCTCGAATCACCGAGTCGTTGTTACGAGAGAACGTGGCAAAAACGACAAGCTCATCGCTGCTCTT GCAAAACATGGGATCAACAGTTTGGAGCTTCCTCTAATTCAGCATACACAGTTGCCTGATCTTGAGAAACTTGTTTCTCTCTTGAGTG CAGCCACTAGTTTTGATTGGATCATCATAACATCACCAGAAGCAGCTCTGGTTTTTCTTCAAGCATGGAA AGCTGCTGGAACCCCAAATGTGAAGGTAGCTGCAGTTGGAACTGCTACAGCAACCATATTTCATGAAGCTACACCTCCATCTAAGCAGTTTATTGAAGTTGCCTTTACTCCATCAAAAG CAACTGGCAAGGTTCTTGCTTCAGAGCTTCCAAAGCAAGGGAATGAAAGATGCAATGTTTTGTATCCTGCTTCTGCAAAAGCTAGTCATGATATAG AGGAAGGTCTTTCTAAGCGTGGATTCCACATCACAAGATTGAATACTTACACAACA GAACCTGTACAACATGTGGATCAAACCATTCTACAACAAGCACTCTCTGCTTCTGTAGTTGCAGTTGCATCACCTTCTGCAGTTGG TGCTTGGGTGGATCTTCTACCTGAACCACAGACATGGGAGGGTTCTGTTGCATGCATTGGTGAAACCACTGCTTCAGCTGCTAGAAAATTAGGCTTAACAAATGTATACCACCCATCTACCCCTGGTCTTCATG ATGGGTTGACACCATTTTTGATGCTTTACGTGTACATAATCGTCTCTCAAATGTCTAAAACCAAG AATTTGAGAGCTGATGCATATGATCACTAA
- the LOC111885879 gene encoding uroporphyrinogen-III synthase, chloroplastic isoform X6 → MKLSLLSLSTILSPLPPPPQLLHNHRRSIFFKSFKVRASSSPANSFSNHRVVVTRERGKNDKLIAALAKHGINSLELPLIQHTQLPDLEKLVSLLSAATSFDWIIITSPEAALVFLQAWKAAGTPNVKVAAVGTATATIFHEATPPSKQFIEVAFTPSKATGKVLASELPKQGNERCNVLYPASAKASHDIEEGLSKRGFHITRLNTYTTEPVQHVDQTILQQALSASVVAVASPSAVGAWVDLLPEPQTWEGSVACIGETTASAARKLGLTNVYHPSTPGLHDGLTPFLMLYVYIIVSQMSKTKFKVPFFYARI, encoded by the exons ATGAAATTATCTCTGCTTTCTTTATCCACCATTCTCtctcctcttcctcctcctccgcAACTGCTTCACAATCATCGGCGGTCAATTTTCTTTAAATCGTTCAAGGTCCGAGCCTCTTCTTCTCCGGCGAACTCCTTCTCGAATCACCGAGTCGTTGTTACGAGAGAACGTGGCAAAAACGACAAGCTCATCGCTGCTCTT GCAAAACATGGGATCAACAGTTTGGAGCTTCCTCTAATTCAGCATACACAGTTGCCTGATCTTGAGAAACTTGTTTCTCTCTTGAGTG CAGCCACTAGTTTTGATTGGATCATCATAACATCACCAGAAGCAGCTCTGGTTTTTCTTCAAGCATGGAA AGCTGCTGGAACCCCAAATGTGAAGGTAGCTGCAGTTGGAACTGCTACAGCAACCATATTTCATGAAGCTACACCTCCATCTAAGCAGTTTATTGAAGTTGCCTTTACTCCATCAAAAG CAACTGGCAAGGTTCTTGCTTCAGAGCTTCCAAAGCAAGGGAATGAAAGATGCAATGTTTTGTATCCTGCTTCTGCAAAAGCTAGTCATGATATAG AGGAAGGTCTTTCTAAGCGTGGATTCCACATCACAAGATTGAATACTTACACAACA GAACCTGTACAACATGTGGATCAAACCATTCTACAACAAGCACTCTCTGCTTCTGTAGTTGCAGTTGCATCACCTTCTGCAGTTGG TGCTTGGGTGGATCTTCTACCTGAACCACAGACATGGGAGGGTTCTGTTGCATGCATTGGTGAAACCACTGCTTCAGCTGCTAGAAAATTAGGCTTAACAAATGTATACCACCCATCTACCCCTGGTCTTCATG ATGGGTTGACACCATTTTTGATGCTTTACGTGTACATAATCGTCTCTCAAATGTCTAAAACCAAG TTTAAAGTACCTTTTTTTTATGCAAGAATTTGA
- the LOC111885879 gene encoding uroporphyrinogen-III synthase, chloroplastic isoform X9, whose translation MKLSLLSLSTILSPLPPPPQLLHNHRRSIFFKSFKVRASSSPANSFSNHRVVVTRERGKNDKLIAALAKHGINSLELPLIQHTQLPDLEKLVSLLSATSFDWIIITSPEAALVFLQAWKAAGTPNVKVAAVGTATATIFHEATPPSKQFIEVAFTPSKATGKVLASELPKQGNERCNVLYPASAKASHDIEEGLSKRGFHITRLNTYTTEPVQHVDQTILQQALSASVVAVASPSAVGAWVDLLPEPQTWEGSVACIGETTASAARKLGLTNVYHPSTPGLHGWVDTIFDALRVHNRLSNV comes from the exons ATGAAATTATCTCTGCTTTCTTTATCCACCATTCTCtctcctcttcctcctcctccgcAACTGCTTCACAATCATCGGCGGTCAATTTTCTTTAAATCGTTCAAGGTCCGAGCCTCTTCTTCTCCGGCGAACTCCTTCTCGAATCACCGAGTCGTTGTTACGAGAGAACGTGGCAAAAACGACAAGCTCATCGCTGCTCTT GCAAAACATGGGATCAACAGTTTGGAGCTTCCTCTAATTCAGCATACACAGTTGCCTGATCTTGAGAAACTTGTTTCTCTCTTGAGTG CCACTAGTTTTGATTGGATCATCATAACATCACCAGAAGCAGCTCTGGTTTTTCTTCAAGCATGGAA AGCTGCTGGAACCCCAAATGTGAAGGTAGCTGCAGTTGGAACTGCTACAGCAACCATATTTCATGAAGCTACACCTCCATCTAAGCAGTTTATTGAAGTTGCCTTTACTCCATCAAAAG CAACTGGCAAGGTTCTTGCTTCAGAGCTTCCAAAGCAAGGGAATGAAAGATGCAATGTTTTGTATCCTGCTTCTGCAAAAGCTAGTCATGATATAG AGGAAGGTCTTTCTAAGCGTGGATTCCACATCACAAGATTGAATACTTACACAACA GAACCTGTACAACATGTGGATCAAACCATTCTACAACAAGCACTCTCTGCTTCTGTAGTTGCAGTTGCATCACCTTCTGCAGTTGG TGCTTGGGTGGATCTTCTACCTGAACCACAGACATGGGAGGGTTCTGTTGCATGCATTGGTGAAACCACTGCTTCAGCTGCTAGAAAATTAGGCTTAACAAATGTATACCACCCATCTACCCCTGGTCTTCATGg ATGGGTTGACACCATTTTTGATGCTTTACGTGTACATAATCGTCTCTCAAATGTCTAA